The sequence below is a genomic window from Hyalangium ruber.
CAGCCGCTCAAGACGCGCGCGGTACGCGTGGTGACGTACATCCAAGGCGCCCGGGCACGCACGGTGGTGGACTACCTGTTCGAGAACGACACGAACCGTACCCTGGAAGGCACCTTCTACTACCCGCTGCCAGGAGGGGCGGCGGTGGCGGGCTTCGCCATGTACTCCGATGCCGTGGCGGTGCGAGCCCCCTCGCTCTTCCAATCCTCGGAGCTGCTGCCCGCCCTGGGAGAAGACTCTGCCAACATCGCGGAGCTGGGAGCCGCCGCGCCGCCGAGCAAGCCCGGAGCGAAGTACGCCTGGGGCGAGCGCCAGGAGGCCCGGGTCGTCGAGCAGAAGCGAGCGCGCGAGGTGTACGAGGAGGTGGTGCGGCGCAACGTGGACCCTGCGCTGTTGGAGTGGGCGGGAGCCTCCACCTTCAGCGCGCGCGTGTTCCCCCTGCCTCCCAAGAGCCTCAAGCGCGTGGTGATCGCCTACGAGCAGACGCTGCTCTTCGACGGGCAGCGCCTGCGCTACACGTGGCCGCTGCCGACCGAAGCCGGGAAGAGCCTGCAGGTATCCGCGCGAGTGCATGTGGACCCGCGCCACACCACGGAGGTGCTGGTGCAGCCAGAGCCGGGCACCCAGGCACGCGCGCTCGGTCCGTGGCAGGCGTACGACTTCTCCAAGCTGGAGGGTGACGGCGCGCTGGCGGTGGCGCTCACTCCCAAGAACGCGGAGGCCGACGTGCTGGTGGGCAAGGACGCGGCGGGACTGCCGGGCCATGCTTTCTACACGCGCGTGCGGCTGCCCGAGCGGCTGACCTCGGGTGCGGAGGGCGCTCCCACCGGACGGGCGGTGCTGGTGGTGGACACCTCGCTGTCGGCGGAAGACGGCAACGCCTGGGCGCTCCAGGCGGCCACCTTGCGCGCACTGCTGGAGAAAGACCCGACGCTGAAGGAGTACGCAGTGCTGCTGTTCGACGTGCGCTCGCGCTGGCTGCACGCGCCGGGTTGGCGGCCCAATGACGCCGCGCACCGCCAAGAGACCTTCTCGGAGCTGGAGCGCATGTTCCTGGAGGGCGCCTCGCACGTGGACGGAGTCCTGGAGGAGCTGGACCGGGCCGGGCGCGAGTGGCTCAAGCCGGCCCAGCCCACCGAGCGGGTGACAGCGTTCCTGCTCTCGGATGGCAACGTCACCTGGGGCCAGAGCCGGGTCGACGCGCTGATCTCCCGCCACCCCAGCGTGGAGACGCTGCGCTGGGTGAGCTACCGCTTCGGGGAGGCGGCGGTGAACACGGAACTGTTCGACGCGATGGCGCGTGCCAGTGGTGGCCGGGTGGTCACCGTGCTCTCCGGCTCGGAGGTGAACGCCGCCGCCAATGCCCACCGGGCTGCCTCGGTGGTGCTGGCGCGAGTGGCCGTCAAGGGAACCGAGGTGAAGGATCTGGTGGTGGCGGGCCGCCCCCACCTGCTCTTCCCCGGACAGGAGTTGCAGGTAGCCGGGCGGCTGCCAGCGGAAGGCACGGCGGAGCTGGAGGTGGTGACGCACGCCGGCTCGGAAGAGCGCGTGCTGCGCGTGCCCCTGCCGCGAGAGGAGGACAGCCCCTTCGCGCCGAGGGCCTGGGCGGAGCTGTTCGTGGGCCGGCTGACCTCGCTGGACGACGAGCGGCTGGACCGGATGGTGGTGGCGCTCAGCCAGCACTACCGCCTGGCCAACTCACGCGCCTCCATGCTCATCCTGGAGTCGGAGGGCGACTACACCCGCTACGCGGTTCGCAACGAGCAGGTGGACCTGGAGAACCTGGAAGGACTGCGGCGCAAGGAGGAGGATCAGCGCCGGGACAAGCTGCTGGGCATCGCCTTGGACGAAGTGCCCGATGCGGGCCGTGCCCTGGTGCGGCGGCTGACCGAGCTGAAAGCAGGGCTGGCTCCCCTCCTCCGGCGCCAGCCGCTGCGGGATGAGCCCTACGCGGGCGGAGAGGAACGGCTTCAGGCGGAGCTGGCGTATCGCAGGGCCCGGAGAGACAACCGGGACGACGTGTTGGTGTACGAGGCCATCGCGCGCAAGCGGGCCTTCTCGGGAGACACCTGGGGCGCGGTGCGCGCGCTCTCCTCGCCCGTGGAGCTACGCCCGAAGGATCCGGAAGCGCTGCGGCTGGTAGGCTACGGCATGCTGGCGCTGGGGCAGTACCCAGCGGCCGCCGAGCTCTTCGAACACGTGCGGCTGAACCGGCCCTTCGAGGGCCAGGCGTTCCTCGAGGAGGCGCTGGCGCTGGATGCCGCGGGGCGCTACGCGGAGGCCGCGCGCAACTACGAGATCGTCCTGGCGCGGTCATGGGCCCGACACCCCACCGAGGTGAAGACGGTCGCGGCGTACCACTACTCGCGGATGCTCTCCGCGTTGGCGCGCCACCCGCGCGCGGAAGCCCTGGCTCTCCAGCTGCGCAGCCGGGCCTCGGAGCTGAAGGACCCCAGCAAGCCATCACAGGCCCCGAACTCCCGGCCGCTCGACTACCAGCTCACCACGCACTGGAACTCGGACAGCACGGACATCGATCTTTGGGTCATCGAGCCCACCGGCGAGCGCTGCTACTACTCGCACCGGGACACGCGCCTGGGAGGCAAGCTCTTCTGGGACATCACGGACGGGCTGGGGCCCGAGCTGTACCAAGCGCCCAAGGCGGCACCGGGCCCGTACCACGTGGTGGTGCATTACTACGGCAACAACTCGTCCCGGTACGTGGTGCCCACGGCGCTGCTGCTGGTGAGCGACCGGGGCGTCTTCACTCCCGAGGACACCTACCGCCGGCGCTTCCAGGTGCGCATCCTCCCCAACAAGAACGCGCTGCTGCTGCTGCGCCGGGAGGAGCTGATCGCGGCGGAGAGACCCAAGCCCGCCGCGCCAGCGATGCTCAAGCCGTTCGCGGAGTCCAATCCCTGAGCGGCAGGAGCCCTACGCCGCCACGCGTCCGTCCAGATCCTTCACCACGGTCTGCGTCCCGGTGAGGGCCAGCGGGTTGCGGCGTACGACGGTCTTCTCCAGCGTCTCGCCGTTCCTGTCCCACCACAGCTCGGCTTCCAACTCCGTCCAGCGCCCGGCGTCCGCGCACGCCTCCAGCGCCATCCGCAGCTCACGCGCGTTGGCGAAGCGGGCTTCCGGGCGCTTCTCCAGGCAGCGGAGGATGATGCCACACAGGTCCGGCGGCAGCTCACGCCCCGAGCGGATATCGGGAGGGAGCGGCTGCGTGTTCACCTGGTGCGAGCAGATCTCCGCCGCGGTCTGCCCCATGAAGACATGGCCACCGGTGAGCAGCGCGTAGCCCACCGCCCCCAGCGAATAGAGGTCGCCTCGCCCGTCCACCTTCGTCGGCGTGGTGATCGCCTCGGGAGCCAGATAGTGCGGAGTCCCCGCCACCACGTGGGGCCGATGGGAGCCGGACTCCTCGGAGGCACCCAGCTCCTTCACCAGCCCGAAGTCCAGCACCTTCACCATGTCCGGCACACCCCGGCGCCGGCAGAGGAAGAGATTGGCCGGCTTGATGTCGCGGTGGAGCAGCCCCAGGCCATGGGCCTCCTCCAGCGCTCCGCACACCTGGCGCAGGATGTGGATGACCCTCGCGGGAGGCTGTGGCCCCGAGCCGGCCAGCAACCGCTCCAGGTCCATGCCCTCCAGGTGCTCCATCACGTAATAGAACAGCCCCTCTTGGGTGCGGCCGTAGTCGTAGATGGCGATGGTGTTCGGGTGGGTGAGCTGACTGGTGAGCTGCACCTCGCGCTCGAAGCGCACCAGGCCCTGGCCATCCGTGTTGGCGCGCAAGAGCTTGATGGCGGTGCGGCGGCGCATCATCGCGTGGCTCGCCAGGTACACATCGCCCATGGCCCCGGCGCCCAGCGGCTCGAGTAGCGTGTACTGGCCCAGCTTGCGCGCATCCCGCACCTGCTGGCGCAGGCCGTAGATGACCCGGGTCACCAGGCTCGCCATGATGACGGCGATGGCGCTCCAGAGCAGCGCATCCAGCGCGACCAGGAGGTAGCCATCGGAGCTACCCGCCCGCATCAGCGCCAGGAAGACCGCGTCCGGCAGCGCTCCCGCCATGGAAGTCCAGAGCGTCCGGCGCACGGAGGTGGGAACAATCACCGCGCGGCAGATCAGCACCGCGTTGGTGCCCAGCAGCAGGGAGTGGGAATCCCCCTCGCTGAAGGCATCGAGCTTCAGGAGGAAGAGTGCCCCCAAGAGCCCCACGCTCTCCAACGCGCGCAGGATCCGCAGGGAGCGGGGCGCACCGCGACACGCCTGCCAGAAACAGAAGGAGACCCCGATGCTGGCCAGGTGGAAGGCAAAGCTGGGGGCGATGAGCACGTGTAGCCACGGCAGCTCGAGCGTCAGGAGCGCGGCCAACGTGGTGATGGCGTAGAAGCCGGCGGCGAGGAGACACAGCGTCTTGAACAGGAACACCAGGCGACGCTGGAGGAACGCCCGCTCCTCCTCAGGAGCGGCCGCGCTCACGGCGAAGGCCGAGGGCTGCGAGATATCGGGCCCGAGATGCACCATCAGAGTGCGTGTTCTATCACTACCCGTGGGAAACAGGACTCCCCCCTGCTGGGCCATCCAGCAGGTTCTCCGTGGACAACGGACCTGACAGGGAGGCTTCAGCGGAGGGCTCAGCGCTCCCCAGTGCGTCCGGTGGCCTCGATGACGAGGTCCGCATAGCGGTTGCTCGGGTGCTCCGGAGCGGTGCCATCCCGGTAATAAAAGGTGAAGGCGTCCCACGCATCGGGGCGGGAGTCATAGGAGAACATCCACGGAGCGAGCCCTCCCACGCCCGCCCGCCACGCACAGCGCAGCCAGCCCCGGTACAGGGCCCGCCGCTCCTCCAGCGAGAAGTCCCCTTGGTTGCGCAGGCCGAACTCCCCCAGGAACATCGGCTTGCCCAACTCGCGCGCCAGGGCGGCGTGGTCCGAGATCCAGCGTGCTCCCGCCCGGGCCGTCGCGTCGCTGGGGATGCCCCACAGCTCCGGGTAGAAGTGCGCGCCCCCGAAGTCGATGAGCGGAGAGGCGGTGTTTCGCCGGAAGCTCACCGAGGACCCGAAGAGCAGCTCCGAGGGCATCAGCCCCCAGAACGCCGCGTCATAGCCGTCTCCGGAGACGTCGAAGCCCTCCTCCCCCGTGCCCACCCGATGGCCGGGCGCATGGGTGTGTACCACCTCGGCCACTTCGTCCACCCAGGCCCGCATCGCCTCGCCCTGCCGATCCAGCCCCACCCCGCGCGGCTCATTGAGCAACTCCCAGGCGAGCACGGACGGGTGCTCGCCGTAGCGGATCCCATCGAAGGTGTTGACGCGGGACAGCACGTGCGTGACGTGCCGCTTGTAGTGCTCGATCACCGCGCGCTCGGTGAAGAAGCGCGAGTCACCCTCCTGCGGCGCAGGCAGCCCGGCCCACTCCACGTATTGACGCGCTCCGCCATAGGCGTCCCAGTAGTTGCCGAGTGTCAGAACGAGCTTCACCCCATGGTGGGCCGCGCGCGTCAGGACCCAGTCCAACCCTCGGAAGCTGGTCTCGTCGTACACCCCGGGAGCGAGCTGGATGGCGGAGTCTCCCTGTTTGCTCCGCGCGTCGTTGAAGCCGCTGGTGCGCACCCCCCAGGCGCCGAGCGCCACGGCCTTCGAGAACGTCTCCTCCAGGACGGGTGACTCGGTCAGCTCCTGGCGCAGCGCCCTCGTGGCCTCTTCCTGGAGGTAGTACGCGTTGAGAAACACCGCCGTGGACGGCGCCTCTCCCAGCCGCACCGCGGGCTGCACCTCACAGTCGGAGGCCTCCGCCTCGAGCTGCTCCGCGAGATCCTCGCCACAGGCCGTGAGCAGCATCAAGGTCAGGACCCAGCGGGAGCGCATAGGGCCCGGAGCCTATCGCCGGGGTGGTAGAAGGCTCCAACCCCGAAGCGTTCAGGAGGGACACATGAAGCGCGCACTGCTCGTCATCGATATCCAGAAGGACTACTTCCCGGGAGGCAAGATGCAGCTCGTCGGCGCCGAGGAAGCGAGCCTGAGGGCCCGAGAGCTGATCGAGGGCTTCCGCAAGAGCGGCGAGGAGCTCATCCACATCCAGCACCTCTTCCAATCTCCGAACGCGCCCTTCTTCGTCCCCGGCACCGAGGGTGCTGAGATCCACCCCAACGTGAAGCCGCTTCCGGGCGAGCGCCTCATCGTCAAGCACTACGCCAACTCCTTCAAGGAGACACCGCTGCAGAGCGTGCTCCGGGAGCGGGGCATCACCGATGTCGTCATCTGCGGGATGATGACGAGCATGTGCGTGGACGCCGCCACGCGCGCTTCCGCGGACCTCGGCTTCAACACCTACGTGGCCGCCGATGCCTGCGCCGCCCCGGATCTGCGCTCGGGGCAGGAGCTCATCCCCGGGCGCACCGTACACAACGCCTTCCTGGCTGCACTCGGCTCGCTGGTGGCCCGGGTGGAGACCACGAGCGAGATTCTCTCCCGGCGCGGCTGAGCGGCGAGCGTCACCGCTCGAAGCGGACGATGCGCTCCACCCGCCACATCCCAGCGGACTTCGCGGGTCGCAGCAGCATCAGCTCGGCGGGCTGCCCCACCTTCACCCCGCAGAGGCTCCTCGGAGGCAGGGGGATGAGATCCCCCTCCCTCGCGCCTCGGGGAGGCAGCGGCACCGCCGTGAGCCCACGGCCGTCCACCGTCTCGACGGCCCCGAATACGCGCAGATCTCCCAGATCCGCGATCTGTCCCGCGATGACGGCGACCGGCGCGCCCTGCCGCTGCCGAACCGCCATGAAGGCCGTCATGCCAATGTCCCCGATGAAGGCTTCCCCGGCCTCACCGAAGACGTGGGCCTCCTTCACGACGACGTGGAACAGCCCCTTCCCGTCGTTCAGCGGGATGGAGTCGTAGCGCCCCAGGTCCGCCTGCTCCGCCTGGCCACTGGCGAGCGCCTCCAGCGAGGACACCAGGGCCACGAAGTTCAACCGCAGCAGCGGAGCGTCGGCGTCGATCCCGGCCCAGGGTCCCGTCTCGATGAGGACCGCGGGCGTACCCCAGAGCCCCATGTTGTCGCCAAAGGCACGCACCTCGAACGCGTCGCTGTAGCGCCCCACCTGCCCAGGCACCAGCGCCTCGACCGCGTCCCGGATGACCGCGCACAGCTTCTTGGCGAGGAGGCGACCGGGATTGTCGCTGCGGGCCGCATCGAAGGCCGGCGCGAGCAGCGAGATGGAGGCCGGCTTGCCGCTCGTCCCCACCGACGTGCGCCAGTCCTGGTTGTGCAGGTTGAAGCCAATGGAGGGCTGAAGCCGATCCCGCAGCGCCTTGAGCGTACGCCCCTCGGGCGTCTGCAGCCTCAGCGCATCTCGATTGATATCGATGCCCTGCGCGTTGACGCGCTGGAAGCGCTCGGCCCCATCGGGGTTGAGCATGGGCACGGCGTGCAGCGTGAGCGTGGACAGCAGCTCCTGTACCCGCGGGTGCTCACGGTAGCGCCGCACGTACTCGAAGACCTCGAATAGCGCCGTCGTGGCGGTGGGCTCGTCGCCATGCATCTGCGACCAGAGCAGCACCTGCCTCGGGCCCTGGCCCACCTGAACGTGGTAGAGCGCGCGCCCCTCCACCGAGTGCCCGGCGACCTCCACCTGGAAGAGGTCCGGCGGAAGTCTCCGCACCCACGCCTCCACCTGCGCATGGCGAACGAGCGGCAGCGGAGGCCGCTCCGGGAGGCGGACTTCTTCCCAGAGGGCGGAGAGCGTCGCGGGAGAGGAGATCTCGATCATGAGCCGTTTGGATTCAAAGCGTTTCAGATGAACGTATGCACCGTCTCGAATGATTTGCTATGGGCATTCGGGCCTCGTGCCCGGTCCTTGGGACTGCAAGTTTTTCTCAACACCATCGCTCGTCATCAGACACGAGCGGGAGGCAAAACATCCATGAAGACGTTCATCCATTCCCTGTCGGTCATCGCGCTCGTGGCGCTGGTATCTGGCTGCAAGAAGGTCGAGCGCATCGACGTACAGCCGCCGACGGTGTCGGCCACCGAGGCGGGGAAGCAGATCCCGCTGAAGGCCTCCGGCCTCACCGCAGATGGCCAGCCGCTGCCGGACACGAAGTTCACGTTCGCCTCGAGCGACGACAAGATCGCCAAGGTGGACGCGACCGGCATCGTGACGGTGGTCAAGAGCGGCTCGGCGACCATCACCGTCTCGGGCGCGGAGAAGACCGCCAAGGTGCCCGTGGAGGCCGTCATCCCCGCGGCCATCACCGTCAAGGGCTCGCCCGTCACCCTGACCGGGCTGGGCTCCACGGCGACGCTGGAGGCGCAGGTGCAGGATGACGCGGACCGCCCGGTGCAGGGCGCCCAGGTGGAGTTCGTCAGCGCCGATCCCAAGATCGTCGAGGTGAGCGGCACCACGCTGACGGCCAAGGCCCCGGGCGCCACGCAGGTGACGGCGACCTCCGGCGCCCTGAAGCAGAACATCGACGTCACGGTGAAGCTGCCCGAGGTCGCCTCGGTGGCCTTCGACGCGGCTCCCGCGAACGTGAAGGTCGGCGAGAGCGTGCAGCTGACCGTCCTCGCCAAGACGGCGGAGGGCGCCAACATCGAGGGCGTCACCCACGCCTTCGCCAGCAGCAACGAGAAGATCGCCACCGTGGACGCCACCGGCAAGGTCACCGGCGTGAAGCCCGGTGTCGCCACCATCACCGTGAAGAACGGCGAGAAGACCGCGGAGACGAAGCTCACGGTGAAGAAGTAACGTCGTAGCGGTTCGCCCCGTGCCCTCAGGAGGAGCCCCATGAAGAAGACAGGATGGAACCTGCTCGTACTGGCGTGCTCTCTGCTGCTCGGCACGGGACCCTCCGCTTGGAGCCAGCCCGCCGCGAAGCCCCAGCCCGCGGCGGGTGTCTCGATCCAGGAGATCCAGCTTCGGGTCTTCGACCGCCAGAAGGACGCGCTCGTGCCGCCCGAGGAGTCCTCCGACCCCTACGGGATGAACAGCGACGCCGTCCTGGTGGTCCGCATCCAGGGAACCTGGGAGGGCGAGGGAGCGCTCGTGCTGAAGCTGAGCGCCAGCGCCCCCACGGAGTCCTCGGAGGCGACTGGCAAGGATCCCGGCTGGAAGGTGACGCAGTCTCGCAAGCTGTCCGCCCTGTCCGAGAACGGCGTCACCTCCGTGCCCTTCCTGCTGCCCTATGACTGCTCCTCCCAGGTCAAGGTGACGGCGACCCTGACCGGGCCTGGAGTCAAGAGCAGCAAGACGTTCAGCACCTCCTTCCCCTGCGCTGAGTAGCTCAGGCGGGGATGCGGTCCTTGTCGGCACGGTCCCAGTGCCGATGCTTCGCGATGGCCGCGGTGAACCCGGTGACGAAGGTGGCCACGTCTCCCCCCTTCGCGTGCGTGACGACACCCGGGGCCTTGGGATCGATCCCGCAGGCGCGCAGCAACTCCACGCCCTCCTTCGTCGCGCCCACCGGCTTGCAGTGCCGGTAGGCCTCCTGGAGGAAGTGCAGCGCCTCGCCGTCCTTCTTCAGCGCC
It includes:
- a CDS encoding VIT domain-containing protein codes for the protein MHLARLSTALLLTGFLALGGCERGSSTPPPPPEATKPPTRLDPKQAERFAQAGIAAPTTAPGQPDTGEVDLAELRDSVADPQEVTEAQLFQMASPTGAPAPSAQPPREAPRPAPSNALAARPREPVTEDRAEEGESLEDALAFSPRASAGPGSGGSSPQAEARPRVLEQKRREIIQIIKGSGGSDGAPAYAPPPPPAKVKELASKAQSAASPAPPAPVLPKVEAAPRAAKVLVTDESGRYQPLKTRAVRVVTYIQGARARTVVDYLFENDTNRTLEGTFYYPLPGGAAVAGFAMYSDAVAVRAPSLFQSSELLPALGEDSANIAELGAAAPPSKPGAKYAWGERQEARVVEQKRAREVYEEVVRRNVDPALLEWAGASTFSARVFPLPPKSLKRVVIAYEQTLLFDGQRLRYTWPLPTEAGKSLQVSARVHVDPRHTTEVLVQPEPGTQARALGPWQAYDFSKLEGDGALAVALTPKNAEADVLVGKDAAGLPGHAFYTRVRLPERLTSGAEGAPTGRAVLVVDTSLSAEDGNAWALQAATLRALLEKDPTLKEYAVLLFDVRSRWLHAPGWRPNDAAHRQETFSELERMFLEGASHVDGVLEELDRAGREWLKPAQPTERVTAFLLSDGNVTWGQSRVDALISRHPSVETLRWVSYRFGEAAVNTELFDAMARASGGRVVTVLSGSEVNAAANAHRAASVVLARVAVKGTEVKDLVVAGRPHLLFPGQELQVAGRLPAEGTAELEVVTHAGSEERVLRVPLPREEDSPFAPRAWAELFVGRLTSLDDERLDRMVVALSQHYRLANSRASMLILESEGDYTRYAVRNEQVDLENLEGLRRKEEDQRRDKLLGIALDEVPDAGRALVRRLTELKAGLAPLLRRQPLRDEPYAGGEERLQAELAYRRARRDNRDDVLVYEAIARKRAFSGDTWGAVRALSSPVELRPKDPEALRLVGYGMLALGQYPAAAELFEHVRLNRPFEGQAFLEEALALDAAGRYAEAARNYEIVLARSWARHPTEVKTVAAYHYSRMLSALARHPRAEALALQLRSRASELKDPSKPSQAPNSRPLDYQLTTHWNSDSTDIDLWVIEPTGERCYYSHRDTRLGGKLFWDITDGLGPELYQAPKAAPGPYHVVVHYYGNNSSRYVVPTALLLVSDRGVFTPEDTYRRRFQVRILPNKNALLLLRREELIAAERPKPAAPAMLKPFAESNP
- a CDS encoding serine/threonine-protein kinase; this encodes MVHLGPDISQPSAFAVSAAAPEEERAFLQRRLVFLFKTLCLLAAGFYAITTLAALLTLELPWLHVLIAPSFAFHLASIGVSFCFWQACRGAPRSLRILRALESVGLLGALFLLKLDAFSEGDSHSLLLGTNAVLICRAVIVPTSVRRTLWTSMAGALPDAVFLALMRAGSSDGYLLVALDALLWSAIAVIMASLVTRVIYGLRQQVRDARKLGQYTLLEPLGAGAMGDVYLASHAMMRRRTAIKLLRANTDGQGLVRFEREVQLTSQLTHPNTIAIYDYGRTQEGLFYYVMEHLEGMDLERLLAGSGPQPPARVIHILRQVCGALEEAHGLGLLHRDIKPANLFLCRRRGVPDMVKVLDFGLVKELGASEESGSHRPHVVAGTPHYLAPEAITTPTKVDGRGDLYSLGAVGYALLTGGHVFMGQTAAEICSHQVNTQPLPPDIRSGRELPPDLCGIILRCLEKRPEARFANARELRMALEACADAGRWTELEAELWWDRNGETLEKTVVRRNPLALTGTQTVVKDLDGRVAA
- a CDS encoding cellulase family glycosylhydrolase encodes the protein MRSRWVLTLMLLTACGEDLAEQLEAEASDCEVQPAVRLGEAPSTAVFLNAYYLQEEATRALRQELTESPVLEETFSKAVALGAWGVRTSGFNDARSKQGDSAIQLAPGVYDETSFRGLDWVLTRAAHHGVKLVLTLGNYWDAYGGARQYVEWAGLPAPQEGDSRFFTERAVIEHYKRHVTHVLSRVNTFDGIRYGEHPSVLAWELLNEPRGVGLDRQGEAMRAWVDEVAEVVHTHAPGHRVGTGEEGFDVSGDGYDAAFWGLMPSELLFGSSVSFRRNTASPLIDFGGAHFYPELWGIPSDATARAGARWISDHAALARELGKPMFLGEFGLRNQGDFSLEERRALYRGWLRCAWRAGVGGLAPWMFSYDSRPDAWDAFTFYYRDGTAPEHPSNRYADLVIEATGRTGER
- a CDS encoding cysteine hydrolase family protein; protein product: MKRALLVIDIQKDYFPGGKMQLVGAEEASLRARELIEGFRKSGEELIHIQHLFQSPNAPFFVPGTEGAEIHPNVKPLPGERLIVKHYANSFKETPLQSVLRERGITDVVICGMMTSMCVDAATRASADLGFNTYVAADACAAPDLRSGQELIPGRTVHNAFLAALGSLVARVETTSEILSRRG
- a CDS encoding M14 family metallopeptidase is translated as MIEISSPATLSALWEEVRLPERPPLPLVRHAQVEAWVRRLPPDLFQVEVAGHSVEGRALYHVQVGQGPRQVLLWSQMHGDEPTATTALFEVFEYVRRYREHPRVQELLSTLTLHAVPMLNPDGAERFQRVNAQGIDINRDALRLQTPEGRTLKALRDRLQPSIGFNLHNQDWRTSVGTSGKPASISLLAPAFDAARSDNPGRLLAKKLCAVIRDAVEALVPGQVGRYSDAFEVRAFGDNMGLWGTPAVLIETGPWAGIDADAPLLRLNFVALVSSLEALASGQAEQADLGRYDSIPLNDGKGLFHVVVKEAHVFGEAGEAFIGDIGMTAFMAVRQRQGAPVAVIAGQIADLGDLRVFGAVETVDGRGLTAVPLPPRGAREGDLIPLPPRSLCGVKVGQPAELMLLRPAKSAGMWRVERIVRFER
- a CDS encoding Ig-like domain-containing protein gives rise to the protein MKTFIHSLSVIALVALVSGCKKVERIDVQPPTVSATEAGKQIPLKASGLTADGQPLPDTKFTFASSDDKIAKVDATGIVTVVKSGSATITVSGAEKTAKVPVEAVIPAAITVKGSPVTLTGLGSTATLEAQVQDDADRPVQGAQVEFVSADPKIVEVSGTTLTAKAPGATQVTATSGALKQNIDVTVKLPEVASVAFDAAPANVKVGESVQLTVLAKTAEGANIEGVTHAFASSNEKIATVDATGKVTGVKPGVATITVKNGEKTAETKLTVKK